In Populus alba chromosome 1, ASM523922v2, whole genome shotgun sequence, a single window of DNA contains:
- the LOC118055419 gene encoding probable E3 ubiquitin ligase SUD1 isoform X2 — protein sequence MEIDSAVEPPPLQQPSTAEAAPESVNQTQSPSGSMGIEESSGAAAAAKFDDDEEEEGDVCRICRNPGDAENPLRYPCACSGSIKFVHQDCLLQWLNHSNARQCEVCKHPFSFSPVYSENAPARLPFQEFVVGMAMKTCHVLQFFLRLSFVLSVWLLIIPFITFWIWRLAFVRSFVEAQRLFLSHISTTVILTDCLHGFLLSASIVFIFLGATSLRDYFRHLRELGGQDAEREDDGDQNGARAARQQPGQANRNVAGEANAEDAGGAQGIAGGGQIIRRNAENVAARWEMQAARLEAHVEQMFDGLDDADGAEDVPFDELVGMQGPVFHLVENAFTVLASNMIFLGAVIFVPFSLGRIILYYISWLFSSASVPVLSTVMPLTDTALSLANITLKNALTAVANLTSEGEDSGVLGKVAGMLNANASGLNEVANNLSSPLSADLLKGASVGTSRLSDVTTLAIGYMFIFSLVFFYLGIIVLIRYTRGEPLTMGRFYGIASIAETIPSLFRQFLAAMRHLMTMIKVAFLLVIELGVFPLMCGWWLDVCTIRMFGKSMAQRVQFFGISPLASSLVHWVVGIVYMLHISIFVSLLRGVLRQGVLYFLRDPADPNYNPFRDLIDDPVHKHARRVLLSVAVYGSLIVMLVFLPVKLAMRMAPSIFPLDISVSDPFTEIPADMLLFQICIPFAIEHFKLRTTIKSLLHYWFTAVGWALGLTDFLLPGPEDSGGQDNGNVEQGRQDRLQAVQLGGQDRAVVALAAADDQNRTALTAGSSAEEDDSDEQSDSEYSFALRIVLLLVVAWMSLLIFNSVLIVVPISLGRALFNAIPLLPITHGIKCNDLYAFVIGSYVIWTALAGARYSIEQIRTKRATVLLSQVWKWCSIVLKSLALLSIWIFVIPVLIGLLFELLVIVPLRVPVDESPVFLLYQDWALGLIFLKICTRLVMLDQVMPLVDESWRMKFERVREDGFSRLQCLWVLQEIVFPIIMKLLTALCVPYVLARGVFPVLGYPMAVNSAVYRFAWLGCLCFSLLCFCAKRFHVWFTNLHNSIRDDRYLIGRKLHNFGEEQKEAGTSSEAENSQDTGLIREADVGIRQRRANRQEA from the exons ATGGAGATCGACTCCGCGGTGGAGCCACCGCCACTACAACAACCGAGCACCGCTGAAGCCGCCCCCGAGAGCGTAAACCAGACACAATCTCCATCCGGTTCGATGGGGATAGAGGAGAGTTCCGgagcggcggcggcggcgaaGTTTGATGATGACGAGGAAGAGGAGGGGGATGTTTGCAGGATATGTAGGAATCCAGGAGATGCGGAGAATCCGTTACGGTATCCTTGCGCTTGCAGTGGTAGTATTAAGTTTGTTCACCAGGATTGTCTCCTTCAGTGGCTCAATCATAGTAATGCTCGCCAATGCGAG GTTTGCAAACATccattttctttctctcctgTTTATTCTGAGAATGCCCCGGCAAGGCTTCCTTTCCAGGAGTTTGTAGTAGGGATGGCAATGAAGACTTGCCATGTTCTGCAATTTTTTTTGCGTCTCAGCTTCGTGCTTTCTGTCTGGCTTCTAATTATACCCTTCATAACGTTTTGGATATGGAGGTTGGCTTTTGTGAGGAGTTTTGTTGAAGCCCAGAGATTATTCTTAAGTCATATCTCCACTACTGTTATTCTTACCGATTGTCTGCATGGGTTCCTGCTTTCTGCGagtattgttttcatttttcttggtgCAACCTCTTTAAGAGATTATTTTAGGCATTTAAGAGAGCTTGGAGGACAGGATGCTGAGAGAGAAGATGATGGAGATCAAAATGGTGCCCGTGCTGCAAGACAACAACCAGGACAGGCTAATAGAAATGTTGCTGGTGAGGCAAATGCTGAAGATGCTGGTGGAGCACAGGGAATTGCTGGGGGTGGTCAAATAATTCGAAGGAATGCGGAGAATGTTGCTGCTCGATGGGAGATGCAGGCAGCTCGTCTCGAGGCTCATGTTGAGCAGATGTTTGATGGTTTAGATGATGCTGATGGTGCAGAGGATGTGCCCTTTGATGAGCTTGTGGGCATGCAGGGTCCTGTTTTCCATTTAGTTGAAAATGCATTCACT GTTTTGGCTAGCAATATGATATTCCTTGGTGCTGTAATCTTTGTGCCATTTTCATTGGGACGGATTATCCTATACTACATATCATGGCTTTTCTCTTCTGCAAGTGTTCCTGTGCTGTCAACAGTCATGCCTCTTACTGATACTGCCCTCTCCTTAGCAAATATCACCTTGAAGAATGCATTAACTGCTGTTGCAAATTTGACATCTGAAGGTGAAGACAGTGGGGTTCTTGGCAAGGTTGCAGGCATGTTAAATGCAAATGCCAGTGGACTAAATGAAGTTGCAAATAACTTAAGCAGTCCACTTTCTGCAGATCTCCTGAAAGGGGCAAGTGTTGGCACATCACGGCTTTCTGATGTCACAACTCTTGCTATTGGATACATGTTTATATTCTCTTTAGTCTTCTTCTATCTTGGCATCATTGTTTTAATTCGGTACACTAGGGGTGAACCTTTGACTATGGGGAGATTTTATGGTATTGCTTCTATAGCAGAGACAATTCCATCCCTCTTCAGGCAGTTCTTGGCAGCCATGAGACACTTGATGACCATGATTAAGGTTGCCTTCCTTCTGGTTATCGAACTTGGGGTGTTTCCTTTGATGTGTGGATGGTGGTTGGATGTTTGTACCATAAGGATGTTTGGAAAGTCTATGGCTCAAAGGGTTCAATTCTTCGGGATTTCTCCTTTAGCAAGCTCATTAGTTCATTGGGTTGTAGGAATTGTTTACATGTTACATATAAGCATTTTTGTGAGCCTTCTTCGTGGG GTTTTGCGTCAAGGGGTTTTGTATTTTCTTCGAGATCCAGCAGATCCTAACTACAACCCATTCCGTGATTTAATTGATGATCCTGTGCACAAGCATGCTCGCAGAGTTTTATTGTCTGTTGCTGTTTATGGAAGTTTAATTGTGATGCTTGTATTCTTACCCGTTAAACTTGCTATGAGAATGGCACCTTCCATTTTTCCACTGGACATATC GGTATCCGACCCATTTACTGAAATTCCGGCTGACATGCTTCTCTTTCAAATATGCATCCCTTTTGCCATTGAACATTTTAAGTTGCGGACCACAATCAAATCCCTTCTCCACTACTGGTTTACGGCAGTTGGCTGGGCACTTGGCTTAACGGATTTCTTACTGCCTGGACCTGAGGACAGTGGTGGTCAAGACAATGGAAATGTGGAGCAAGGAAGACAGGATAGACTACAGGCAGTGCAACTCGGTGGACAGGATCGGGCTGTAGTGGCCCTTGCAGCCGCAGATGACCAAAACAGGACCGCTCTTACAGCAGGAAGTTCTGCGGAGGAGGATGATAGTGATGAACAATCTGATTCAGA GTACAGCTTTGCTCTTCGTATCGTCCTGTTGCTGGTGGTGGCATGGATGTCTTTACTTATCTTCAACTCCGTGTTGATAGTTGTTCCGATATCACTTGGGCGTGCTCTTTTCAATGCCATTCCTCTTCTGCCAATAACTCATGGCATCAAGTGCAACG ATCTTTATGCTTTTGTAATTGGAAGTTATGTCATTTGGACGGCTTTAGCTGGTGCAAGATACTCCATTGAGCAAATTAGAACCAAGAGGGCAACAGTGTTGTTGAGCCAAGTATGGAAGTGGTGTAGCATTGTTCTCAAGAGCTTGGCTCTTTTGTCAATATGG ATCTTTGTTATCCCAGTGTTGATTGGGCTTCTCTTTGAGCTTTTGGTAATTGTGCCATTGCGGGTGCCTGTAGATGAAAGCCCAGTTTTCCTTTTGTATCAGGATTGGGCATTAGGGCTCATCTTTCTTAAGATCTGTACTCGGCTG GTTATGTTGGACCAGGTGATGCCACTGGTGGATGAAAGTTGGCGAATGAAATTTGAAAGGGTGAGAGAAGATGGTTTCTCAAGGCTGCAATGCCTTTGGGTACTGCAGGAGATTGTGTTCCCAATAATAATGAAGCTGCTAACAGCCTTGTGTGTACCTTATGTCTTAGCAAGAGGAGTATTTCCTGTGCTTGGGTACCCTATGGCAGTAAACTCAGCAGTGTACCGATTTGCATGGCTGGGATGTCTCTGCTTCAGCCTGCTGTGCTTTTGTGCCAAGAGATTCCATGTCTGGTTCACCAACCTTCACAATTCAATTCGTGATGATCGCTATCTCATTGGTCGCAAGCTACATAACTTTGGGGAGGAGCAAAAGGAGGCAGGGACTTCCTCCGAAGCAGAAAATTCACAGGACACTGGTTTGATTCGAGAAGCTGATGTGGGAATTAGACAAAGACGTGCTAATCGACAGGAAGCTTAA
- the LOC118055419 gene encoding probable E3 ubiquitin ligase SUD1 isoform X3 translates to MEIDSAVEPPPLQQPSTAEAAPESVNQTQSPSGSMGIEESSGAAAAAKFDDDEEEEGDVCRICRNPGDAENPLRYPCACSGSIKFVHQDCLLQWLNHSNARQCEVCKHPFSFSPVYSENAPARLPFQEFVVGMAMKTCHVLQFFLRLSFVLSVWLLIIPFITFWIWRLAFVRSFVEAQRLFLSHISTTVILTDCLHGFLLSASIVFIFLGATSLRDYFRHLRELGGQDAEREDDGDQNGARAARQQPGQANRNVAGEANAEDAGGAQGIAGGGQIIRRNAENVAARWEMQAARLEAHVEQMFDGLDDADGAEDVPFDELVGMQGPVFHLVENAFTVLASNMIFLGAVIFVPFSLGRIILYYISWLFSSASVPVLSTVMPLTDTALSLANITLKNALTAVANLTSEGEDSGVLGKVAGMLNANASGLNEVANNLSSPLSADLLKGASVGTSRLSDVTTLAIGYMFIFSLVFFYLGIIVLIRYTRGEPLTMGRFYGIASIAETIPSLFRQFLAAMRHLMTMIKVAFLLVIELGVFPLMCGWWLDVCTIRMFGKSMAQRVQFFGISPLASSLVHWVVGIVYMLHISIFVSLLRGVLRQGVLYFLRDPADPNYNPFRDLIDDPVHKHARRVLLSVAVYGSLIVMLVFLPVKLAMRMAPSIFPLDISVSDPFTEIPADMLLFQICIPFAIEHFKLRTTIKSLLHYWFTAVGWALGLTDFLLPGPEDSGGQDNGNVEQGRQDRLQAVQLGGQDRAVVALAAADDQNRTALTAGSSAEEDDSDEQSDSDRYSFALRIVLLLVVAWMSLLIFNSVLIVVPISLGRALFNAIPLLPITHGIKCNDLYAFVIGSYVIWTALAGARYSIEQIRTKRATVLLSQVWKWCSIVLKSLALLSIWIFVIPVLIGLLFELLVIVPLRVPVDESPVFLLYQDWALGLIFLKICTRLVMPLVDESWRMKFERVREDGFSRLQCLWVLQEIVFPIIMKLLTALCVPYVLARGVFPVLGYPMAVNSAVYRFAWLGCLCFSLLCFCAKRFHVWFTNLHNSIRDDRYLIGRKLHNFGEEQKEAGTSSEAENSQDTGLIREADVGIRQRRANRQEA, encoded by the exons ATGGAGATCGACTCCGCGGTGGAGCCACCGCCACTACAACAACCGAGCACCGCTGAAGCCGCCCCCGAGAGCGTAAACCAGACACAATCTCCATCCGGTTCGATGGGGATAGAGGAGAGTTCCGgagcggcggcggcggcgaaGTTTGATGATGACGAGGAAGAGGAGGGGGATGTTTGCAGGATATGTAGGAATCCAGGAGATGCGGAGAATCCGTTACGGTATCCTTGCGCTTGCAGTGGTAGTATTAAGTTTGTTCACCAGGATTGTCTCCTTCAGTGGCTCAATCATAGTAATGCTCGCCAATGCGAG GTTTGCAAACATccattttctttctctcctgTTTATTCTGAGAATGCCCCGGCAAGGCTTCCTTTCCAGGAGTTTGTAGTAGGGATGGCAATGAAGACTTGCCATGTTCTGCAATTTTTTTTGCGTCTCAGCTTCGTGCTTTCTGTCTGGCTTCTAATTATACCCTTCATAACGTTTTGGATATGGAGGTTGGCTTTTGTGAGGAGTTTTGTTGAAGCCCAGAGATTATTCTTAAGTCATATCTCCACTACTGTTATTCTTACCGATTGTCTGCATGGGTTCCTGCTTTCTGCGagtattgttttcatttttcttggtgCAACCTCTTTAAGAGATTATTTTAGGCATTTAAGAGAGCTTGGAGGACAGGATGCTGAGAGAGAAGATGATGGAGATCAAAATGGTGCCCGTGCTGCAAGACAACAACCAGGACAGGCTAATAGAAATGTTGCTGGTGAGGCAAATGCTGAAGATGCTGGTGGAGCACAGGGAATTGCTGGGGGTGGTCAAATAATTCGAAGGAATGCGGAGAATGTTGCTGCTCGATGGGAGATGCAGGCAGCTCGTCTCGAGGCTCATGTTGAGCAGATGTTTGATGGTTTAGATGATGCTGATGGTGCAGAGGATGTGCCCTTTGATGAGCTTGTGGGCATGCAGGGTCCTGTTTTCCATTTAGTTGAAAATGCATTCACT GTTTTGGCTAGCAATATGATATTCCTTGGTGCTGTAATCTTTGTGCCATTTTCATTGGGACGGATTATCCTATACTACATATCATGGCTTTTCTCTTCTGCAAGTGTTCCTGTGCTGTCAACAGTCATGCCTCTTACTGATACTGCCCTCTCCTTAGCAAATATCACCTTGAAGAATGCATTAACTGCTGTTGCAAATTTGACATCTGAAGGTGAAGACAGTGGGGTTCTTGGCAAGGTTGCAGGCATGTTAAATGCAAATGCCAGTGGACTAAATGAAGTTGCAAATAACTTAAGCAGTCCACTTTCTGCAGATCTCCTGAAAGGGGCAAGTGTTGGCACATCACGGCTTTCTGATGTCACAACTCTTGCTATTGGATACATGTTTATATTCTCTTTAGTCTTCTTCTATCTTGGCATCATTGTTTTAATTCGGTACACTAGGGGTGAACCTTTGACTATGGGGAGATTTTATGGTATTGCTTCTATAGCAGAGACAATTCCATCCCTCTTCAGGCAGTTCTTGGCAGCCATGAGACACTTGATGACCATGATTAAGGTTGCCTTCCTTCTGGTTATCGAACTTGGGGTGTTTCCTTTGATGTGTGGATGGTGGTTGGATGTTTGTACCATAAGGATGTTTGGAAAGTCTATGGCTCAAAGGGTTCAATTCTTCGGGATTTCTCCTTTAGCAAGCTCATTAGTTCATTGGGTTGTAGGAATTGTTTACATGTTACATATAAGCATTTTTGTGAGCCTTCTTCGTGGG GTTTTGCGTCAAGGGGTTTTGTATTTTCTTCGAGATCCAGCAGATCCTAACTACAACCCATTCCGTGATTTAATTGATGATCCTGTGCACAAGCATGCTCGCAGAGTTTTATTGTCTGTTGCTGTTTATGGAAGTTTAATTGTGATGCTTGTATTCTTACCCGTTAAACTTGCTATGAGAATGGCACCTTCCATTTTTCCACTGGACATATC GGTATCCGACCCATTTACTGAAATTCCGGCTGACATGCTTCTCTTTCAAATATGCATCCCTTTTGCCATTGAACATTTTAAGTTGCGGACCACAATCAAATCCCTTCTCCACTACTGGTTTACGGCAGTTGGCTGGGCACTTGGCTTAACGGATTTCTTACTGCCTGGACCTGAGGACAGTGGTGGTCAAGACAATGGAAATGTGGAGCAAGGAAGACAGGATAGACTACAGGCAGTGCAACTCGGTGGACAGGATCGGGCTGTAGTGGCCCTTGCAGCCGCAGATGACCAAAACAGGACCGCTCTTACAGCAGGAAGTTCTGCGGAGGAGGATGATAGTGATGAACAATCTGATTCAGA CAGGTACAGCTTTGCTCTTCGTATCGTCCTGTTGCTGGTGGTGGCATGGATGTCTTTACTTATCTTCAACTCCGTGTTGATAGTTGTTCCGATATCACTTGGGCGTGCTCTTTTCAATGCCATTCCTCTTCTGCCAATAACTCATGGCATCAAGTGCAACG ATCTTTATGCTTTTGTAATTGGAAGTTATGTCATTTGGACGGCTTTAGCTGGTGCAAGATACTCCATTGAGCAAATTAGAACCAAGAGGGCAACAGTGTTGTTGAGCCAAGTATGGAAGTGGTGTAGCATTGTTCTCAAGAGCTTGGCTCTTTTGTCAATATGG ATCTTTGTTATCCCAGTGTTGATTGGGCTTCTCTTTGAGCTTTTGGTAATTGTGCCATTGCGGGTGCCTGTAGATGAAAGCCCAGTTTTCCTTTTGTATCAGGATTGGGCATTAGGGCTCATCTTTCTTAAGATCTGTACTCGGCTG GTGATGCCACTGGTGGATGAAAGTTGGCGAATGAAATTTGAAAGGGTGAGAGAAGATGGTTTCTCAAGGCTGCAATGCCTTTGGGTACTGCAGGAGATTGTGTTCCCAATAATAATGAAGCTGCTAACAGCCTTGTGTGTACCTTATGTCTTAGCAAGAGGAGTATTTCCTGTGCTTGGGTACCCTATGGCAGTAAACTCAGCAGTGTACCGATTTGCATGGCTGGGATGTCTCTGCTTCAGCCTGCTGTGCTTTTGTGCCAAGAGATTCCATGTCTGGTTCACCAACCTTCACAATTCAATTCGTGATGATCGCTATCTCATTGGTCGCAAGCTACATAACTTTGGGGAGGAGCAAAAGGAGGCAGGGACTTCCTCCGAAGCAGAAAATTCACAGGACACTGGTTTGATTCGAGAAGCTGATGTGGGAATTAGACAAAGACGTGCTAATCGACAGGAAGCTTAA
- the LOC118055419 gene encoding probable E3 ubiquitin ligase SUD1 isoform X1, which produces MEIDSAVEPPPLQQPSTAEAAPESVNQTQSPSGSMGIEESSGAAAAAKFDDDEEEEGDVCRICRNPGDAENPLRYPCACSGSIKFVHQDCLLQWLNHSNARQCEVCKHPFSFSPVYSENAPARLPFQEFVVGMAMKTCHVLQFFLRLSFVLSVWLLIIPFITFWIWRLAFVRSFVEAQRLFLSHISTTVILTDCLHGFLLSASIVFIFLGATSLRDYFRHLRELGGQDAEREDDGDQNGARAARQQPGQANRNVAGEANAEDAGGAQGIAGGGQIIRRNAENVAARWEMQAARLEAHVEQMFDGLDDADGAEDVPFDELVGMQGPVFHLVENAFTVLASNMIFLGAVIFVPFSLGRIILYYISWLFSSASVPVLSTVMPLTDTALSLANITLKNALTAVANLTSEGEDSGVLGKVAGMLNANASGLNEVANNLSSPLSADLLKGASVGTSRLSDVTTLAIGYMFIFSLVFFYLGIIVLIRYTRGEPLTMGRFYGIASIAETIPSLFRQFLAAMRHLMTMIKVAFLLVIELGVFPLMCGWWLDVCTIRMFGKSMAQRVQFFGISPLASSLVHWVVGIVYMLHISIFVSLLRGVLRQGVLYFLRDPADPNYNPFRDLIDDPVHKHARRVLLSVAVYGSLIVMLVFLPVKLAMRMAPSIFPLDISVSDPFTEIPADMLLFQICIPFAIEHFKLRTTIKSLLHYWFTAVGWALGLTDFLLPGPEDSGGQDNGNVEQGRQDRLQAVQLGGQDRAVVALAAADDQNRTALTAGSSAEEDDSDEQSDSDRYSFALRIVLLLVVAWMSLLIFNSVLIVVPISLGRALFNAIPLLPITHGIKCNDLYAFVIGSYVIWTALAGARYSIEQIRTKRATVLLSQVWKWCSIVLKSLALLSIWIFVIPVLIGLLFELLVIVPLRVPVDESPVFLLYQDWALGLIFLKICTRLVMLDQVMPLVDESWRMKFERVREDGFSRLQCLWVLQEIVFPIIMKLLTALCVPYVLARGVFPVLGYPMAVNSAVYRFAWLGCLCFSLLCFCAKRFHVWFTNLHNSIRDDRYLIGRKLHNFGEEQKEAGTSSEAENSQDTGLIREADVGIRQRRANRQEA; this is translated from the exons ATGGAGATCGACTCCGCGGTGGAGCCACCGCCACTACAACAACCGAGCACCGCTGAAGCCGCCCCCGAGAGCGTAAACCAGACACAATCTCCATCCGGTTCGATGGGGATAGAGGAGAGTTCCGgagcggcggcggcggcgaaGTTTGATGATGACGAGGAAGAGGAGGGGGATGTTTGCAGGATATGTAGGAATCCAGGAGATGCGGAGAATCCGTTACGGTATCCTTGCGCTTGCAGTGGTAGTATTAAGTTTGTTCACCAGGATTGTCTCCTTCAGTGGCTCAATCATAGTAATGCTCGCCAATGCGAG GTTTGCAAACATccattttctttctctcctgTTTATTCTGAGAATGCCCCGGCAAGGCTTCCTTTCCAGGAGTTTGTAGTAGGGATGGCAATGAAGACTTGCCATGTTCTGCAATTTTTTTTGCGTCTCAGCTTCGTGCTTTCTGTCTGGCTTCTAATTATACCCTTCATAACGTTTTGGATATGGAGGTTGGCTTTTGTGAGGAGTTTTGTTGAAGCCCAGAGATTATTCTTAAGTCATATCTCCACTACTGTTATTCTTACCGATTGTCTGCATGGGTTCCTGCTTTCTGCGagtattgttttcatttttcttggtgCAACCTCTTTAAGAGATTATTTTAGGCATTTAAGAGAGCTTGGAGGACAGGATGCTGAGAGAGAAGATGATGGAGATCAAAATGGTGCCCGTGCTGCAAGACAACAACCAGGACAGGCTAATAGAAATGTTGCTGGTGAGGCAAATGCTGAAGATGCTGGTGGAGCACAGGGAATTGCTGGGGGTGGTCAAATAATTCGAAGGAATGCGGAGAATGTTGCTGCTCGATGGGAGATGCAGGCAGCTCGTCTCGAGGCTCATGTTGAGCAGATGTTTGATGGTTTAGATGATGCTGATGGTGCAGAGGATGTGCCCTTTGATGAGCTTGTGGGCATGCAGGGTCCTGTTTTCCATTTAGTTGAAAATGCATTCACT GTTTTGGCTAGCAATATGATATTCCTTGGTGCTGTAATCTTTGTGCCATTTTCATTGGGACGGATTATCCTATACTACATATCATGGCTTTTCTCTTCTGCAAGTGTTCCTGTGCTGTCAACAGTCATGCCTCTTACTGATACTGCCCTCTCCTTAGCAAATATCACCTTGAAGAATGCATTAACTGCTGTTGCAAATTTGACATCTGAAGGTGAAGACAGTGGGGTTCTTGGCAAGGTTGCAGGCATGTTAAATGCAAATGCCAGTGGACTAAATGAAGTTGCAAATAACTTAAGCAGTCCACTTTCTGCAGATCTCCTGAAAGGGGCAAGTGTTGGCACATCACGGCTTTCTGATGTCACAACTCTTGCTATTGGATACATGTTTATATTCTCTTTAGTCTTCTTCTATCTTGGCATCATTGTTTTAATTCGGTACACTAGGGGTGAACCTTTGACTATGGGGAGATTTTATGGTATTGCTTCTATAGCAGAGACAATTCCATCCCTCTTCAGGCAGTTCTTGGCAGCCATGAGACACTTGATGACCATGATTAAGGTTGCCTTCCTTCTGGTTATCGAACTTGGGGTGTTTCCTTTGATGTGTGGATGGTGGTTGGATGTTTGTACCATAAGGATGTTTGGAAAGTCTATGGCTCAAAGGGTTCAATTCTTCGGGATTTCTCCTTTAGCAAGCTCATTAGTTCATTGGGTTGTAGGAATTGTTTACATGTTACATATAAGCATTTTTGTGAGCCTTCTTCGTGGG GTTTTGCGTCAAGGGGTTTTGTATTTTCTTCGAGATCCAGCAGATCCTAACTACAACCCATTCCGTGATTTAATTGATGATCCTGTGCACAAGCATGCTCGCAGAGTTTTATTGTCTGTTGCTGTTTATGGAAGTTTAATTGTGATGCTTGTATTCTTACCCGTTAAACTTGCTATGAGAATGGCACCTTCCATTTTTCCACTGGACATATC GGTATCCGACCCATTTACTGAAATTCCGGCTGACATGCTTCTCTTTCAAATATGCATCCCTTTTGCCATTGAACATTTTAAGTTGCGGACCACAATCAAATCCCTTCTCCACTACTGGTTTACGGCAGTTGGCTGGGCACTTGGCTTAACGGATTTCTTACTGCCTGGACCTGAGGACAGTGGTGGTCAAGACAATGGAAATGTGGAGCAAGGAAGACAGGATAGACTACAGGCAGTGCAACTCGGTGGACAGGATCGGGCTGTAGTGGCCCTTGCAGCCGCAGATGACCAAAACAGGACCGCTCTTACAGCAGGAAGTTCTGCGGAGGAGGATGATAGTGATGAACAATCTGATTCAGA CAGGTACAGCTTTGCTCTTCGTATCGTCCTGTTGCTGGTGGTGGCATGGATGTCTTTACTTATCTTCAACTCCGTGTTGATAGTTGTTCCGATATCACTTGGGCGTGCTCTTTTCAATGCCATTCCTCTTCTGCCAATAACTCATGGCATCAAGTGCAACG ATCTTTATGCTTTTGTAATTGGAAGTTATGTCATTTGGACGGCTTTAGCTGGTGCAAGATACTCCATTGAGCAAATTAGAACCAAGAGGGCAACAGTGTTGTTGAGCCAAGTATGGAAGTGGTGTAGCATTGTTCTCAAGAGCTTGGCTCTTTTGTCAATATGG ATCTTTGTTATCCCAGTGTTGATTGGGCTTCTCTTTGAGCTTTTGGTAATTGTGCCATTGCGGGTGCCTGTAGATGAAAGCCCAGTTTTCCTTTTGTATCAGGATTGGGCATTAGGGCTCATCTTTCTTAAGATCTGTACTCGGCTG GTTATGTTGGACCAGGTGATGCCACTGGTGGATGAAAGTTGGCGAATGAAATTTGAAAGGGTGAGAGAAGATGGTTTCTCAAGGCTGCAATGCCTTTGGGTACTGCAGGAGATTGTGTTCCCAATAATAATGAAGCTGCTAACAGCCTTGTGTGTACCTTATGTCTTAGCAAGAGGAGTATTTCCTGTGCTTGGGTACCCTATGGCAGTAAACTCAGCAGTGTACCGATTTGCATGGCTGGGATGTCTCTGCTTCAGCCTGCTGTGCTTTTGTGCCAAGAGATTCCATGTCTGGTTCACCAACCTTCACAATTCAATTCGTGATGATCGCTATCTCATTGGTCGCAAGCTACATAACTTTGGGGAGGAGCAAAAGGAGGCAGGGACTTCCTCCGAAGCAGAAAATTCACAGGACACTGGTTTGATTCGAGAAGCTGATGTGGGAATTAGACAAAGACGTGCTAATCGACAGGAAGCTTAA